In Mytilus edulis chromosome 3, xbMytEdul2.2, whole genome shotgun sequence, the genomic window tcagttgttcgacctgttagtaaatgcgtttgtttaaatatactttttcacttttttggtcttttggaaaatgttgtttgtgctgtatttagacccttctacaacgaaatttgtttaacatgcacacgtataaaaattgccgggtttttatccaacgcaatcataggtttgaacgtagttttcaagttagactcgtatatatatatatatatatatatatatatatatatatatatatatatatatatatatatatataagttttgaagattggatggggaaaaaaagaaaaacaaatattaaaaatcacgCTTCGTACTCTAAAGACAGACCATAAGACCTAAAGACcctaaaaataaaatcttaaagtCAAACacagaaatagaacaaaagacCATGGAAGTACTAGAGTCGTTATGCACTTTAAGAAAGGAATGGAAAAGAGAAGAATTTCTGattgttttcaatattcaaaCAAGTAAGCGATTATACTCAAATAAGAAACATACCTGAGGAAAAAAAACAAGTTGATAGATTTAAAGTTTACATTCAACAAAATCAGACCAGTAGACGTGTATCAAAATCAACATCCAACTGATGTTTATAACGTCTTCTTTTTTGCCGGTATTTTGTTCTGTTACCATGACCGTTGTCCAAGAGGTTTTGGGGAGGGGGTTGACGCGCCTTCAATCTAATTTACCCCCTCCACCcaccccacacacacacacattctgtatttgcctgtcctaattcaggattatgtaattcagtgtttgtcatttgttgcttattattaaatttgtgttttcTTTATTGTCTCGTACAAATAACCAGGCtgttagctttctcgtttgaattgttttacattttcatttttggaCCCTTTATTGCTGGATATGTCATATCCTTTCTCCAAGAacacaagaaaaaagaaaaaaaaaacagatctgCATTACGTTTAAGTAGCTATCGACGTCCTACTATGACGTCGCCGACTACCTTGACGTTAGAAGTGGTAACAACACATTCATTCAAGAAAACCCAAGAATGTTGGACTGGTACGTATGACATTTGATTTCATAACAATTTACAAGCTGCATTATTCATCTCTACATATATTTCATTAGAATATGCACACCTTCATAATAGAAATGATCCACATCACCGTAACCCAAAGAATCGAAAAGAAGGGTGTTTAGATAAATGTTAGGTGATGATATAACATGACCGTTTTTTTCTACGTTTAGTTATATTACAAACAAAAGTTTCCATTCTCGGGATGCATTTTGTATAGATGTATCCTTATTTACCATATTGGtccaccaatttaattttgaatccatattgaaTGATAGAAAATGGATATAAACAAACCTCCAAACGATCCATGATTCTGTATTAAATGAGTCGAGCCtttgactttagtcgaaaaagcgagacatatcgatCCTACAAATATTCCGTGGTCGGTGTAGTCGGCGGCGGCGGCATCCACAattattcactctgtggttaaactttttgaaactttaataactttcttaaactatccttcatttctaccaaacttggacagaatctTGTTTaggatcataagatagtatccagaaataaattttgtaaaaaaaatcctatttctccgtatttttcttataaatggacttaatttttctaacagttaacattacattcactctgtggttaaagtttttgaaattttaacaactttcttaaactatcctggttTTCTActaaacttgaacagaagcttgtttatgatcagaagatagtatccagagataaattttgtaaaaaaaaaatcctgtttatccgtattttacttaatTATGTGCGTAGTTTTCTTCCCGTAAACATAACATACATCCTGCACTTAAAGTTCCTAAAACATTTCTTAGCTTcataaagtaggcgagacactgggttctgcggaacccttaCATTTTTTAGTTCAATAGTTGGATGTAGATTCAGCAACGGAAAGCTGTTCTTAGAATCAGGGTGATCAAGAGCTTGACATTTTATTAAAGATCATATGTTGACCcattaattttattgttatttgtatACTGTTAGGTACCGTCTCATTGGCGTAAACTCAAAATGTTCTTGTATTCATCCTTATACTGTCTTGACCTGCAACACATATGATTTTCGTTatcctcttttttttattttaggaaaTCCTGTCCATAAATGATTACATTATTACAGAGCTCTTAGGAATAGATTATCTAGAGAAATGTATCTATCCAGAACGTGTAGTACTGCCAACCTTAAACTGACATAAACAGTTACACAGAATAGCACATTAAATAAGGTATTTTATTTGAGAGATAGCATACAtattattactatatatatactTAGCCCCTTTCGTCGTCCTAAAAAGAACAACGTTCCTAGTAGGACTTTCAAATGTAAAACTTGACATGATAAACGTATTCTACTACTTAACTGATTCACCACGATTCTACTCCAATCCTAACTATTACACTTAACATTTTTTGTAAGCTATTGCATACATcttaaacatttcttttattttaactgaaaattgaaaaagaaaatctggtttttattttatttaatattattgaaTTAAGGTATTTCAGGGCAATAGAcaaaaatgacagaattttcttttactttgccaatatcattttttttaaatgataaaaagtatgggtcaccgcgCTATTTTTCAAGGTACGAGCCTTTAAAAATTGGCAAAATTTGCtaagattgttcatgaaaaaaacatttttttgtgcaTAATAAGAAATCtataagaaaattttgaaattaaataagagaagataaattttataatatatttaaagaaaataaaaataaaaaatggtcactgaacttgttttcttgcttcaagtaaaaaatgaaaactttccTATTTGTCAAGTATAACTTTTTTACTAAAAGAATTAACTCCCCTCAAAtggcttatttaaaaaaaaatattatgaaagcacaaatatttggtattttttaaaatattttcgatAATGCACTGAATAAAtaagttttcattataaatataaataaacagtgtaaccaataaattgcaaatctgtcagcaaatttacagatctgtGCAAAGAACTAGACCGATtatttactgtgattgtacaattcaaGATGACGGCATACCCCCCGATCTTCCTTAatccgaccgtgcaagggctgtatcagtcaaggtcgttaaaaacttccatttgttaaCTACCTTAAACTCCTAACGTAGATGCAtaagtatctataatactaaaataacgaggtccaatttgtcagccgtcatggggtaagaacatcaagattatattttacctgttttatgggttatttttctgttttgtctgtccgtattttccttttgtccagaaatgtttgaagtataaaaaaaagaagatgtggtacaattgtcaatgagacagctcttcacagaacaccaaatgacacagaaattatcaataccactataggtcaccttacagtcaatttgtttttcattgaactttttgacgtaatttcacacaaaaatgaAGCGAAagacaaacaatttttatttggTACGAATTCTTTCTAACTTTAACGATACAAATTGTTCAGTGAGTACAAGTTTTGATCAATTGTTTCTAACTTACTTTTGCaagtttgcataaactttgacaaactatacacTCGCTGCAAATGCGTGTACAGTtttgtcgttcgtcgtttgttagttcaaacgatgcatttctttctaactttaacattaaatcaattatctaaacGTGTTCTTGCTTGTCATAACTCAAAACATTGTCTAAAATTACTCAAAATTTGAATCCCCCTCTAAGCAAACGATGCATTTCTAACTTCTGTTACTAGTACgtttaacaaactataacaaactGTACACCACGTTTACCaaactttggttagaaagaaatgcactcttgatctcttgatagatatatatgtaaagttgtaaactgttttagaaaaagtatcactccaggggattgaaattctactttgagtcaaattttggggaaatatgtgacatctttctttgccctctttttgcaatattttttttggcaaatacatacaggttgttgccatacagcaaaaaagaaattaaatatctttaaccattcAACGACTGGATATCTATTCTatgaaaaatactgattacatacttaTGCACATATATTTGACAAACAGTACGCTTTTAgttgtaagaaagcaaggaaatgGGGATGGTAAAGTTTATGTAAATTGCTATCTAACATAAGTATTAATCCATTTAAAAATCTCATTTGTGGAGTCATTTCCAAAACAGAGCAATAAAACATATCAGTGTCCACTATGAGGACGTTTTTATAAGCATTTGGTTCCGTACGTGcgtacggacggacaagggtaacacttaatgcccacTACGAAGCGGCAGGGAATAAAAAATTCGAACgtttttatacaaaaaatgtgCAATTTCCGATTATCCCTTCCGATCAGGTCGATCTGGTCTGTTCGAGTTCAGGCTGAGATCGTgaatagttgatttggtctagctagtcgagtaaagatcgtatAAGGATCGTGAATTGATTGGAATTATCGATtagtattcattttgttgtcgggatggatTCGTAATGGAGTCTTTAAAGAGTCGTGAATGGTTGAGTTATggtcgtgtacagtcggatggcggtcgggtagaagtcgtaaactGGCCCGATCAAGACTTTGGttgagcttggtcgtggaaatttggaccatcgggatcatcgagttgatctgatcggcagtgtgaacctagctttaccGACTGAATAAGCGgcacgattgccaatgagacacctcttcGTTGTACTGAGCGTTAGCGAGATGTAAAGTTTTCACTATCCATGTTCACATGATAGAATAAGAAAACTAAGAACTTTTGTTCTTCTAAGCGGATCTTTGTGACATGTGTTATAGGtagacattttgatttgatgaagccagaacaataaagaaaaacaatcgTTAATGTTACacgataaaaaaataaacagttacCAATTTCCGAATCATAGATTATATCTGTTCCGTTCCATGCTACGTACCACTAGACTAAGAATAtgtcaaacaaaatttaaaatgccaaaaagattatttaaaaaaCCGTTATTTTGATAGATTATTgtcaaatttcagtagttttaactTAAAATATTAATGAGAAGGCAATTCTCAGCCAATACCCGGCAAAATTCTATTGAAGATACAAATATATGTGTTTTGTCAAAGATTTTTATTCAGTTTGTTCTTATCATGTACTGTAATACCGTTGTTCCCGGTATGGGGTTGGTGGGGGTCGGCACCAGGAAAATTGTATAACACCGCCGCTTTCTGTGTATGTCTgtctagtcaggagcctgtaattcattgtgtgtcgtttgttgttatatatcatatttgtttttcgtttgaacggttttatatttgtaatttctgGTTCTTTCGTTGTATATTATGCGTTATGGCTTTCGCTCACTGTTGAAATTAAGCCGTGcgatgacatatagttgttaacttcaatgtcatttggtctctagtgatattaaggtagatacatggtataccgccatctgggattgtacaatcacagtacaaaattgGTCTAGTTATTTTTTCCCTTAATCTGCAATTTTTGAGACAGATTTACAATTTTATGGTTAAACTGTTTGTTCATACAAGgaaaacttggtgatttattgtattaaccaaaatatttgaacaaatatcattttcttttgtttttagaatcattttttcaaatgagccatttaagggaagataactcttacagtaaaaaaaatatactggactaataggaaatttttttatttttacatgtagcaaaaaaacaagttcggtgaccccctttttcgttttattttcttaaagcatGTAATAAAACCtctcttttcacaatttatttcaaaattctatctcatagaattcaTTTTAtacacacaaatgtgttttttcatgtacaatctaaccaaatttaggcaattttcaacgactcttagcttgaaaaatagcacggtgacccatactttttattatatttttgcaaaaagcatattaaaatcttcattttggcagattataagaaaattctgtctcaaaaagtatacacttatgatctaccttaatacACATAAATCCTATTGTGTAAAAATAAGTATAGAACATGGTATGAAAGAATAGTTTCAGGATTATTTTTAATTTCGAAATTGGCCGTATATCCATGCTATTGTAGAATGATAACAGATCCATTTTTAGAGAAAACCCGGTTGACGTTTACGATCCGTTTTGTATAACCTTTAAAAGACTCTTTTGTCTAAATTGAGATCTTACTTTAAACATCTTTCAATGAACTAAACCTCGAGGTCTCCTTCTCAAAGAAAACacgaaaataaaagaaagaaaaaaaagtatcatCATTAATACGTTTATATCATGACGTCGGTGACAATCCTGACGATTATAGCGGTAACAACGCATTCAGTCGCTAAAGAGGTACAGGCATGAAGGAAAGGTACGTGTCTTAAGGTTTAATGACAATACTTGCCGGATTAATTTGGTCGACATCGTTTCAATGATAACATGTACAATTTTATTAGAGAACTTGTCCATTATCGAAATAGGTAGTAAACTactgttttctcttttgaattggtCTACAATTCTACCGCCGAGGTGGTTTACAGATGACTTAACGATTTAGGTTTTActtatttttgaaggccgtatcgCTATAAGTGCTTCTTTTCATTAATTGAACtttggtgaagagttgtctcattggcaatcatacttccttattttttaaaagtagtttTTCGGTGATGAAACAATAAGGGTCACTAACAGTAAGGTTTTCATTCGAGCATAACACAAATGATCCTTTTCTATCAATGCATTGTCATGATGGTCTTGGTATCCGAACAAAAACATAGTTTTTTGTGTCCTCATCAATTTAAGGACAACCTGTCAAATAAAGGCAGCACTTCTGACTAAGAATTTTATAAACTTATATATACAAACTTTTCAAAGACATTGACAAGACTAACGTTGGGATGACTGTCGTACTTTTAATTGACATTGGCAAGAAGAACATACTAATAAGTGACTTTGAAAAGACTAACTGGCATAATTTTTTTagagatattgacaaatattacAACCTTTTCAATAACGTCTTAAGACTGACATACTATTTAGTGACAGTTAACTTTTGCTATTCAGTGACAATACTCACATACTTTTCATTTACATTGCCGATACTATTTTGCTattcagtgatatttggatgactCTCGTACTATTCAGTGACACTGACAAGAGCAACATATTATTCAGCCGTGATATTTTCAAGACTGACATTCTAGTATTCAATGACATTGTCAAGACAATTATACTTTCCAGTCTAATTGACAAGACTGACATACTATTTAGTTACATTAAAAAGACTGGCATACTATTCAGTGAGATTGATAAGATTGGAATATTTACATATTATTTAGTGATATTTGCAAGACTTACATATTGTTTAGTGACAGTGACCAGACTAGCATAATATTAAGCGTCATTTGGGCGACTCTCACATTATTCAGTGACATTGATCAGACTAACACATTATCCAGTGACATTGACCAGTCTGACATACTTTTTAGTGTCATTGACCTAACTGACATAATATCTAGTGACTTTGGGACGACTGGCATATTATAAATTCAGTTACATTGACAAGACTGAAATACTATTCGGTGACATTGACAAGACTGAAATACTATTGAGGGACATTGACAAGACTGACATGCTATCAAGTGATATTAAGGTCTGACATACTATCAAGTGACATTGACAATACTGACATGATTCTCAGTGACATTGAAAATACTGACATAATTCTCAGTGACATTGACAAGATTGACATACAATTTAGGAACATTGCCAAGACTGCCATACTATTGAGGAACATTGCCAAGACTGACAAAATATTCAGTGACATTGACAAGACTGATATAATATTTAGGGACATTGACAGGACTGACATTTACAAGACTGACATAATATTCAGTGACATTGACAAGACTGACATTTACAAGACTGACATAATATTCAATGACATTGACAAGACTGACATAATATTCAGTGACATTGACAAGACTGACATAATATTCAGGAACATTGCCAAGACTGACATAATATTCAGTGACATTGACAAGACTGACATAATATTTAGTGACATCGACAGGACTGACATAATATTCAGTGACATTGACAAGACTGACATAATATTCAGTGACATTGACAAGACTGACATAATATTCAGTGACATTGACAAGACTGACATAATATTCAGTGACATTGACAAGACTGACATAATATTCAGTGACATTGACAAGACTGACATAATATTCAATGACATTGACAAGACTGACATAATATTCAGTGACGTTGACAAGACTGACATAATATTCAGTGACACTGACAAGACTGACATAATATTCAGTGACATTGACAAGACTGACATAATATTCAGTGACATTGACAAGACTGACATAATATTCAATGACATTGACAAGACTGACATAATATTGAGGAACATTGCCAAGACTGACATAATATTCAGTGACATTGACAAGACTGACATAATATTTAGTGACATCGACAGGACTGACATAATATTCAGTGACATTGACAAGACTGACATAATATTCAGTGACATTGACAAGACTGACATAATTTTCAATGACATTGATAAGACTGACATAATATTCAGTGACATTGACAAGACTGACATAATATTCAATGACATTGACAAGACTGACATAATATTCAGTGACGTTGACAAGACTGACATAATATTCAGTGACATTGACAAGACTGACATAATATTCACTGACATTGACAAGACTGACATAATATTCAGTGACATTGACAAGACTGACATAATATTCAGTGACGTTGACAAGACTGACATACTATCGAGGAACATTGCCAAGACTGACATAATATTTAGGGACATTGACAGGACTGACATTTTATTTAGGGTCAATGACAAGACTGACATACTATTTAGGATTATTGACAGGACTGACATTTACAAGACTGACATAATATTCAATGACATTGACAAGACTGACATAATATTCAGTGACATTGACAAGACTGACATAATATTCAGTGACATTGACAAGACTGACATAATATTCAATGACATTGACAAGACTGACATAATATTCAGTGACATTGACAAGACTGACATAATATTCAATGACATTGACAAGACTGACATAATATTTAGGAACATTGTCAAGACTGACATACTATTTAGGAACATTGCAAAGACTGACATAATATTTAGGAACATTGCCAAGACTGACATACTATTTAGGAACATTGCCAAGACTGACATACTATTTTGGAACAATTACAAGACTGACATATTATATAGGGACAATGACAAGATTGACATACTGTTAAGATCTTTAAGGTGTTCGTTCAAAATGTACATTCAATGATTGtatctgccgacatgattgcagatACTAACAAGTCGttaagcaaaacaaaaaataagacaCGTGTATATTGAGCCATTTTATTGCTTAAAGTTCAATAACTTAATTTTAGATGTAaggtgtcttctgattggctgatattgttttgtttatcagctcatagacataatttagtcatgtgatcgtgacgtcatcaacgttttttcatggtttactccgtttaaaatggaatttagaactAAACTATatgaaataactgtaatattctATCTGTCTattagaaataacataaaaaatgtggttgaataccaaaatttatgacaaacgcgatgattttaattttcctacagtcaactttccatttctgtgtagcaacatcccagcggcaccagcatatggagtatatgtgtctcaattaaCGAGTTCTGTGCCATAGGGCCGATGATCGGCCCAAAGTCATACTCCTTTCAGTGCCAAAGGGCCGATTTATCGGCCGATTGAAATGATGTCCTGCgtttatgagcttcggtccttgcttggaagttgtaacttttggttactttctgtggaaaatattatattgctatgcaataattaagtttatcatatacttcgactaaataacatataaattttaccgtatgataatagcattaaattgacgtaaattccatatttttcgaattggtgcttagcgggctgatatgaaaagtttatcacatgcttcgattgttatcacatgcctttccgtataaacgttatcacatggcattcctgTAATACTCGGctaattccggaaaatacacctcaatgctacgttttcagtgaaaaacattacaaagtagtgtacaaaacaattatttggatactggaaagtatattgtttaaaataataaaaaaataaaataaaaaaaaaaaaccaattatttaataaatgcattttttaagtttttctgaaacataatttagaaagttaacttctttaaaaagttgacttttccaaacaatgatcattatgtatattgttgaattatttttttgtcgattcgtccattaaaaatgtttttttttctctctctgttgaggcatacgATAGaaaaattttcatattgaatgtatcatatttttttcccgacggccgtgaacttttttactctttaaacttcgagaaccacgtaaaaggatcaatatatgaatctgttatttttctctactgttgaagcatatgataaaaagatcataacatgtcatttttcatatcgcatgtattatcagccctcggtcaatatcagccctcgagtcatgcggctcttgggctgatattgaacctagggctgataatacatgcgatatgaaaaatgtcatgtaataatctgataatatgaGAGAGGGAATTCTGATACAAGTGCCTGTGCATTAAATTATGGTCCttgatatagaatgaaattcaaaacagtgtggctgtggccattgattgacacattaaattcatccattgactgggacaatttaggtgaacgtttgtatgtaacgactactgctcactatgtactttttaaagatacttaaactatggggtcaccaaaggttctcaacaccttaataaagtaattcgaaaaattaatcagaaataacacaatgttttgatttatatcaattatataaatcaaaacataaaggttattcctgattaatttttcgaattattttataattaaaggcgttaagaaacctttggtgaccccacagtttaaatgtctatcgtaggtacgtcgtgaacagtggtcgttaaattacagacacacgttcacgtaaattgtcccagtcaatgggtcaatcaatggccacagccacactgttttgaatttcattctattggAAAAAGGCATGTTATTTCATTTCTGTTCAATTATTCATATTAGAAATTATGTTTCCttgataaatttcaaatttgaacatGGTGTTACTGATGACAACTAGGTCGATATTGACGACTCATTTTTGCCGTTTAAGCTATATGGTCCTTGTAGATTTCAAATTTATACTTAGACATATGTTTTCCAATTATTTATGAACGGTTTAGCCACTGctcataaaattttaatatgctgttattGATGAAAAAATGGTGGCCATGTTTGACTTTTCATTTTTTGCTGCCCGGGAGTATTGGttattgaaagattgtaaaatagGCATAGAATGTATCAGATTAAGGAAGCATGAAAGCGCCTTTTAAAGCACAGAAAACCCAtattactgtcaat contains:
- the LOC139515440 gene encoding dynein heavy chain-like, with translation MLLHRNGKLTYVSLVNVTEYYVSLVNVTEYYVSLVNVSEYYVSLVNVTEYYVSLVNVTEYYVSLVNVIEYYVSLVNVTEYYVSLINVIENYVSLVNVTEYYVSLVNVTEYYVSPVDVTKYYVSLVNVTEYYVSLGNVPQYYVSLVNVIEYYVSLVNVTEYYVSLVNVTEYYVSLVSVTEYYVSLVNVTEYYVSLVNVIEYYVSLVNVTEYYVSLVNVTEYYVSLVNVTEYYVSLVNVTEYYVSLVNVTEYYVSPVDVTKYYVSLVNVTEYYVSLGNVPEYYVSLVNVTEYYVSLVNVIEYYVSLVNVSLVNVTEYYVSLVNVSPVNVPKYYISLVNVTEYFVSLGNVPQ